The segment CTCTGACCCATGAGGCACCACATCCTACTTTTTAGGTGGAATAAAAGCCTCAAATCACTCTTGATGAGCAAAGacttgttactattattttttaatcttacaaAAGATGAAGGttagtattttctcattttacagaaactTTGTTTAAATAGAACATTAGCAAACCAAACAGCcaattttccttaatttaaacAAGATGAACAGGATGgaagttataatttattttgattattctaACCTCCAACATAGTAATTTGCAAACACCTGAGCAGTCAGGCACTGCACAGGTAATGCAAGAGCAGGCCCACGCAAGGAAGTAAAGGGCTCCTGGGAGGCCTGTCATCTCTCTGGAGTGCATCTTCTAACTTATTATTAATTAGGCATCTCCCAAATCTCAATAAAAACATTCCTGAGAACAAGAATGCAAGAGAGGCATGTTCTGTAAGCAGAAGAAAACCTGAAAATCTTCTCTCCTACGGGTAGAACTTTCTGGGCCCATCAGATTCTGACTCCCTGAGGGGCAGGGCGCCCTGTCTGTGTCATTCTTTCCAACTCAGCCCTGGCAGAGTTGgaaacatttgttgaaatgaaGTGAAAAGGCTACGTTTCTGGCCAGCAGGTACATCTCATTTCTTTGTGGTCACTCACCAGTTCATAGCACTTTCCTAACTTGTTTCAATATGAAAGATCCACTGCAGCAAGGAGATCCACAGACGCGCTGTGCTCCCAGGGTCAGAGTGgccaccccacccacctcttctGCTCTGAGACCTCTCTACTCCAAGCGGTTCCCCAAACAGCCTGGCTGGTCACAGGGAGGGCCAGGTGAGTGTGTGGAGGGCCTGGCGCACTTCGGGGCAACCGCCCAGCGCGCATCTTCCCGGCCTCCTGCCCCCCCCGAGTCAAGCGCACGGCACACCCACACCACCCTGACAGAGCTTAGGGTGTCATTTATTGAAACAAATTGGAACGGAAAGGCAGTAACTAGTAAGTGGCTTTCCAAACATTACATAAtcacaaataacataaaatgaattACAGTAGTTAAAATTAAACGTTAGAGCTTTTCTGTGAACGGAAACGACCGTGGTCGCGTCCAGAGAGCTGGTTAATCTTTGACAGTTCGCGGGATGACGACAGCAAATCCCAAAGACACGCTCGTTTCTCGCCCTCTTCGCCAACCATTTACCCTCTCCAGCAAAGCTTTTTaaaggggaaggggtggaggtgACCCCGATTCTGGGTGAGGCTCAGGGGCGGTACCGACACCCGTACTCACTTGTGACCCCGGAGCCTGGTCCTCTCCGGCGCCCCTCGAGCTGCGGACACCTACCCAGGAACAGGAAGGGCACCCTCCGCTTGGCCCCGCCTCCCAGGGCAGGGACGGGCCCCGACGAGGCGCACACCTGAGACAGGTAAGGGAGCAGGTGAACACCCCGCTTTTGTCCAGTACAAAGCACCTACTTTACATATTCTCTGGACAAAAACAACACAGCACTCGGGGTGGCAACTAGGGAAGGTCTGCTCTGGACCTTGTCAGTCCCATGGTGGCTTCTAAAGCATCTCATCTTAGAATTGGGACAACCTAGGCCGACGGCCCCTGTCCCAGAACGGACGGTTGTGGGCGGCAGGGCGACGCAGGGGTCTCGGGGTCCGGGGAGGTCCTCCTTGGTCCTGTGCGGGCTCCGCTCACCCCCTGATCGCGGGCCTCGCGTTTGAGCCGCGCGGCCCAGGTCTGGGGGGACGTTCACCTGAACCCCAGGAGGGAGAGGCCTAACTCTCGGTCCAGGACCGGCCCCTCAGGTGTCGGTCAGTAGTCCCACGCACCCCCACCACGTGCTCCGGgagccctcccccgccctccgGTGACCTGCGTCCAGCCCCCCCAACCGGGACCCTCCCCTTTCCAGGTGactcaggccccgcccccacaccGCCACTCTCCTCGGAGCTCCTCCCCCTCCCGAGGCCCCTCCTCCGCCTCCTGACCttttgccccacccccccaccgcccccccccccgtggcGCCCCTTCCGTTCTCGGAGGACtgtggcccccccccccgcctcagtACTGCGCAGGTGCAAGGCCCGGCGCTCGCCCCGGGGCGGAGCTAAGGCCGTACTGCGCAGGCGCGCGGGGCGGGACCCTCGAGGTGCGCATGCGTCGCGCAGGAAACGTCCCGACGCGctcagtgggcgcctgggtgtgcGCGCGGGAAGATGGCTGAGCAGCTGTCGAAGTCTGTGCTCTTCGTGTGTCTGGGTGAGACAGCGCTGATCTAGCCCCACTCTGGCTTTCCCGAACGGTCGGGGTGGGTCTCATGCGTTTTGGGCTGCGCCGTCGGGCCAGGAACGGTGATCGGGAGGAGGCCGGGGTCAGGGATACCGGAGGGTGGAATGGAGCGCCCGGGGCTTTTCCTCCGCGCCGCGCACTTGCTGGCCTGTTCTCCAAGCTGGGTTCCCTCACCAGCCCAGCCCACTCTCCAAGCAAGGTTCTCTCTCTTACCTGCCTGTTCTGCAAGCGGGGTCCCCTCTTACCCTGCTCGGTCCGATCCTCTCACCTGCGCGTTTCCTATCCAAGCCGGATTACCTGTCACCTCAGTCCGCTCACCTAGCCGTCCTCACCTGCAGCACCGACACTGCAAACCAGGGTCCTTTGCGTTGCACACGCCTGGCATCCCTGTTTCTCCTTCATCGAGTAGACCCAAGGCTGCTGGACTGATATACTCTCTTGGGGCCTCCCGATGCCCCCAGACCCATTACAACCCTGGTTTGCTGGCTCATTTTCTTGGCCCCTGCTTACAAATGGATGTAAGCTAAAGACAGATGGAGTGCAAGGATTCTGGATTTCTTGGCTATAAAAGCCGAACCAGGGAGACCGGATTCTCTAGGTGTCTGTGTAAGCAGACTCATGTGCCAGTGTTCCAAATTAGAATTCACTCTCCCTGTAGTTGTTGGAATAGCACCACAGGGTTATATTTCTCAGTGTTTGCACCCTGTCTCCTTAACCTCCAAGCGAGGAAGGCCTAAATCATCAATAGTCCAGTTACTTAAAATCTTCTGATGAGTCTGCATTTCCTATGGACTAAAGTTTCCCCACCTTTCTATGCTGCCCCCTTCAAGAAGAGGATGGAAGTCTGCCCATCTGTTTCCGCTTCATCTCCATACCTTTTCCTGCCCGTGCCCTGTGATTTGCTGTCTCCCAGCAGTTCAGGTGCTTAACGCACCTTTGTGTGGTTGTTTCTGGGCACCCATATTGCATTTTCCCTGGAAAGACTTTCTGTAAGATTAGGTCCAcatattctctttgcttttcccaGATCCTCTAAGTGGAGGTCGTTTACCTATAACCCTTTGTAGACACCTTTCATTATATGAACTTTATTGTAATTACTTGATAGCCTCTTGGGATCACATCTAGATTTAGCCCTCTTGAGGGCAGTAACTGTggcttatttttctgtatttccagcTTTAAGACAATATGTGACAATAACTAGGTATTTGCAGAATTGAATTTCTGTGAGGGGAAAAGTAAAAGGGCCACCTTGTTTCAGTTTGGTAGTGGGCATCATTTGGTTTTTAAGCTCTCCATGAAGGCTGACTTATGGAATCAACAAATTAAGATTAAAGGGCAGTTCAGTTCATGTTGGGCATCTAACAGGATTCCATTGCCTTGTTTATTTTACTTGGTGTTGTCGATTATGCTGACATAATGCACCATGGTGGTTATTAACAGGGGATGTATGTGTCTATTTATCttccatacaatttttttttttttaagcaactgcTCTATTACCAGGCACTCTTCTGAGTGCTAGGGATATGGTAGGGAGCAACAGACAAAAGTCCCTGCCTCTGCGGAGCTCACGTTCTGTCACCAACAACCAAGTACTTGGTTACTTAGTAAGTTGGTGATGTGTTAAGAACTGTagagcagggaaggaggtgaGAGTGGAATACACTTTTAAGTAGATGAGTCAGGGATGGCCTTATCTATAAGGTGACATTTGGGCAAAGACTTGAGAGTTGAGAAAGCAAGCCTGGGTCTTCCGGGGCTCAAAAGAAAGTGGGTGAACAGTTTTGAAATGAGAGTGCTCGTCCTGTTCACATTGGCAGGGAAACCACTGTGGCCTGGCCTAGAGACCCAGTAGCCTTTTTCAACCAGACCTTCATCTGTACCTGAACTTGAAAGTAATTTGAGTGACTATTTTCTCAATGCCACCACAAATACATAACTAGAACTATTCTGGATGGGTAGGAAAGGTATTTCCTTACATAAAAATGAGCGCTCTGGGGCAGGAGTCTGTGAACTCCTTATATAAAGAACCAGAAAGTAAGTGTTTGGTGCTTTGCAAAAGCAGAcctagacaatacataaacaataACGCTTGACTGTATCCCAGTATAACTTTATTTACGGACACTGCAGTTTGAATTCCATGTGGTTTTTCTCATGTCACAACATGTTACTCTACTTTTGAGTTTTTTCAGCTGTTTTTATaaaggtaaaaattatttttggttttgtcgGCTGTACACAAAGGTGGTGAGCAATGGATCATAGTTTTCAGATGCTGTTTTAGGGTCTACAGAGGACGTGTCTGGTGAGGCCATGTGAGGGCTTGGGCTTACTCTGAAGGAGATAAGCCACTGGAGGATGAAGCCATTGAGCAGAGGTGGGACATTTAGAAAGAAGTGTTCAGCTGCTGTGTTGAGATTAGACTGGGCAGGGGTGAGGCCCCAGGGGTGCAGAGGGGCATGTGCTGGATCAGAGAGAGTAtcaccggggtggggggggtgctgaGTGGTCATATTGTGGGCAGGTTTGAGGAGTCTATGAATGCCATTTTGCACGATAGCCTGTGTATACATAGAGCAGTAAGAACggtatatttttgaaatgtaaaaaaattcttccttcaaagcatttatttgggctcttttcagACTGAAGTGTGGAGAGGAGTGTCAGATGTTTTCCACTGGTAAGGCTAATGGCAGGAAGGAACTGTACTCCTTATTTTGGCAAGATTACTGAAAGTGTCCTGTGTTTTTGTGCCACAGAGATAGACTGAATGGTTGAAGGCCCCAGGGCTTGTGCCTGGTGACTGTCAGTGGTGTTAGGTTACCTCTTTCCTACTTAACTGATACTTCTTGATACTTCCTATGTGCTGCTCGTTGTGGGGGGTGCAGCCCAAGGTAAGAGACACAGTCCCTACCCTGggagaatttcattttttcctttggtgagTCTCACTCCTTGAAGTACAGATATTGAGTAAGAGGACGTATCATGCTGCCtaatttggaaaaaacaaacttGAGACCTCACAGATTGAgcttttttctaaagaaatctgAAGATGACATTTTAAGTTTTTAGAACTTTTCCAAAGGTGGAACCTGAAGTATTGAAGATTCTAATGTGAGTAAAGAGTGACCCGTGTCTTAACTCTGCTCCCGTCTATTcctcttgttttttgtgttgCCCTCTGTAGGCTGAGTCTCCACCTTTAATTCCAGGCTTTGCAGCCCTGCAGTTGTTTTCCTAACTTGTGGAAAGGGTCTTTTTCTTCAGGCCCTTTTACAGTGCTGGGCTCCTGTGTCATAGACATGCAGAATATGTTTGTTGAACATTCTCTTCCCACTGGACCCACAGAGTCCACATCCTGGGCACAGTTAAGGTTCCTGTAACCCAGACCCACCAGCGCACATTCATTGCTCCTTACTCATACAGCCCCCTAATTTAAATGCCCATTAAAGTACTCTTCCTAAGAGATCAATTCCAATCTTCCTTTTTTCCTGATAAGGAATTTTCTTATTATCTTATTTATGCTTTTAGCATAATTCCTTAGGATAATGGGCATGTTTTGTTATTCCAGGAGGTCCTTACATAGTTCATGCATGGTGGGTGAGTCAGGGTGGGGTCTGTGAGCCACACATTGGGGATGGGGGAGCTGGACGGTTAGTTCAGCTGCAGGCCCATTATTCCATCACTCATACCTACTTAATGAAACTCAGTGAACCCTTGGCATTGGCGCTCTGGGAAGCATCCTGAATTGGTAATACTCTGAGTATTGTTCTAGATGGATGACGAGAGGGTGACACGTGTCGGAGGGCCAGAAAGCTTCAGGTTCGAAACTCTTCCAAATCTGCCTATGCTTTCTAACTTTGGCTCTTTCTGCTTTGAATCTTTTTGTTATGATAAAACTGTAATCCTAAGTCTAGCATTTTCCTGAGTTTTACGTGTTCGTCTAGAGAATTATTGAATGTGTGGGGACTCCTGGATCTGTAGCCAGCTGCTCTGAACTGAGGGTGGCCCTGGGGAATCCCTGAACTTGCAGCCGATGTTGGAAGTTCTGGGCAGGCTTGGTGACCTGGAGGGAAGCACCCTTAATTCAGCCGGCCGACTCCCAACAGACTGCACCCTGAAAGTTTGTGTTGAACTACTGTTAGGCTGAAATTTGGTTGTGTATTTTATGAAACAGTATTCATCCTTATGTGCAATATacttgaaaatacatatttttaaccctgttgtatttcattttaaaaataggctcaTTGCAACCCACTTCATTGATTTCATGAGTTACTTCTGGGTCATTTATAACAGCCTGAAAAACAGTGATTTCAGTTGTAATTGATTTTCTTATGTCTTGGTTATTTGTACTTTGAGTACTTGGACAGCTGGTGTCAAATCATTGAGCTTGGGTTTGGTCAGCTCTTCCCCAGAGGTCCCACTGTGGATGCACTGGTAGGATGCTGACCTTGCTTTCCTTAGGGAGGTGCTGTTGCTGTGTGTCAGGTGGGTGAAGTGGTCTCTGGCATTCAGCATTTGCCCTAGCATCAAACCTGACGCCcactctctgccttcccctctttTTAAGGTAACATCTGTCGGTCACCCATTGCAGAAGCAGTTTTCAGAAAACTTGTAACTGATCAAAAGCTTTCAGATCATGTAAGTACCATTCTCTATCTTAAAGAGGCCAACCTGACTGCCTTTGCGGCAggaaattgtgaaaaaaattctttttttctcctgcagTGGAGGATAGACAGTGCAGCGACATCCACGTATGAAATAGGAAACCCTCCTGATTATCGAGGGCAGAGTTGCATGAAGAAGCATGGTATCCCCATGAATCACACTGCCCGGCAGGTACTGTACTGGAACTTGAAGGTGCACATGTGTGTTCTGTGTTGCAGTGGGTCATTGACAGCGGCGCTGTTTCTGACTGGAACGTGGGCCGGTCACCAGATCCAAGAACTCTGAGCTGCCTCAGAAATCATGGCATTAACACA is part of the Neomonachus schauinslandi chromosome 10, ASM220157v2, whole genome shotgun sequence genome and harbors:
- the ACP1 gene encoding low molecular weight phosphotyrosine protein phosphatase isoform X3 translates to MAEQLSKSVLFVCLGNICRSPIAEAVFRKLVTDQKLSDHWRIDSAATSTYEIGNPPDYRGQSCMKKHGIPMNHTARQVLYWNLKVHMCVLCCSGSLTAALFLTGTWAGHQIQEL